The genomic interval ACGACGAAGTGCGTTTGGATGATATTGCTCGAGCTCTGGAACAGGCTGTTCAAAAACAACTCGTTCCAAATCTTGGCTCTGATGATCGATTTGTTTGTATAACTCACTCTACGGGAGGACCTGTTGTGCGAACTTGGTGGAACGATTACTACAAGGATCAGAAGAAAACGTGCCCAATGAGTCATTTGGTGATGTTGGCTCCAGCGAATTTCGGTTCTGCACTGGCACAATTGGGTAAAAGTCGCTTGAGTAGAATTAAATCGTGGTTTGACGGTGTGGAACCAGGGCAACGCGTGTTGAATTGGTTGGAACTCGGAAGTAATGAGGCGTGGAAATTGAACAAAGATTGGATTTTGAATGGGGAAACGCATATTGGTTCAAATGGAATTTTCCCGTTTTCATTGATTGGTCAGGATATCGACCGTAAATTGTATGACCATCTCAATTCTTATACTGGAGAATTAGGAAGCGATGGAGTCGTTCGTGTTGCGGCAGCTAATCAAAATAGTCGCTATGTAAAGCTTACACAAGAAATTCCCCAATTACAGGGAGGAAAGTGGCAAGCCAAAAAACTGGAAGTTTCTGAATTTCACGAAGCTCCTAAAACTCCTTTTCGAGTGGTGACCAATAAATCGCATTCTGGAAAGGAAATGGGGATTATGCGAAGTGTTCGAAAGGATGTAAACATTGCTGAAAGTACTGAAACGGTTGATGCAATTTTCCGCTGTATCGCAGTTGCGACGATTGGGGATTATCAAAAATTGACAGGAGAATTTGCTGATGAAACTACGGTTGTGCAAGAAAAAGGGTTGGTGGAAGAAGATAAAAGACTTTTGGGAAATAAAATCTATGTTCACGATCGTTATTCAATGATTCATTTCAGATTGTCTGATTCCGAAGGACATCCAGTAACCGATTTTGATTTGATTCTTACAGGGGAAAATCACGATCCAAATGGCTTGCCAGCAGGATTTTTCTCGGACAGACAATGTAACGGAATCAATAAATCAACCGTCACTTATTTTTTCAATTACGACGTGCTACATGGAAGAAAACGCATGGTTGCGAATGATTTTGTATTGGATGAATTAAAAGGACTAAACAAACTAGGACTCATTATTCGACCGCGACCAAATGAAGGATTTATTAGCTACCTTCCATGTGAAATCATCGCTTCCAAAGAATTGTTTGATAAAGCTCTGCAGCCTAATTCGACTACTATGATTGATATTTGCTTGCAACGAGTGGTTAGCAGTGAAGTATTCCAATTTGAAAAAGTGAAAAATCTCAACGGTGAACAAGACATCAATTTTAGGAAAGCAGAACCAGGAAATGGAATTGTAAAATAGATTTTAATTTTCCGCGGATTACGCAAATAACGCAAATTGTATGGTTATGATTTAAGCAGGTATAAGTTTCAAATCTGCGCCATCTGCGGGAGAAAAAGATGTTAAGAAAAGGCGATCCCTAAGGATCGCCTTTATAGTTTTCGTTATTTCCTCATCAGTTTCAGCACACGCTGTTCTGCCTTGGATTTGATTGTTTCTGTTTTCTTGAAGGAATTCCCTTGCAAATCAAGCAAATATCCCTGAAAACTGTGACTCAGATAAATCGGAGAAACATTTGAACTCACAGAGAACGATTGAGAACTGTGGCAAGAGAAGCAGTTCGCCAAAGTTCCTGCATTGATTTGGCTAATATTCGTCTCAAAAGTTTGCGTAAAAGTTTCCATCGTTACATTGGCACAGTTCATACTACCGCGTGCAAAGCTTCCCGGAGTTGCATTTCCAATGTTTCCTGCTAAACTATCAATCAATTGTGCTTGCTGCAACGGTGTTTTTCCGTCCGTGTTTAACCAGATCGATCCGTTGTAGAAGTAATTTGCCCAAACGTCATCCAATTGCGATTTCACACATTGATTGATCCCGTCCACATTTTGAAAATCAGCAGGCTCCTGTTGCGATGTATTCATAAATGTACCATCCGAATTGCGTGGAATTCCGTATTGGAATAGATCGAATACTTGGTTCGGAGTTTGTCCTAATTCAGTGGTCGAATTATATAGGATTCCGTTAATTCCGCTGGTATTTCCAGTTTTAAATAAGAGTTGGTCTGAAGCAGAGCTGGCAGAATTTGCATCCCAATCATAATCCGGTGACAAATCGTCGTGTTCAAACGTTGCCCAAATGAATTCCGGGTGATTTTGAACAATTCCAACTACATGCATTCCAATCAAAGCAACTTCTGTATTTGTAAAGGATACACCGTTGTTTGTGGAAAGAGATGCCGTTGCCGTATAATATTCCGATTGCTTCGAAGCTGGAATTGCGGAAACCGGAACCCAAGCTACTTTCAACTCAAATGATCCAACCGGGAAGGATGCTTCATTTGAAGCGGGTAACTGACCGTTCTTAAGTTGGTTTGCGAAACCGAGTCCAGCGGTGTACATGGTCGGATTCATATGAATGGAATAATAAACCATAGCACCGGTTCCATTGTTGTAATTCGGATTTGTTTTCAAAACAGCACTTTCAAATCCGGCTTGTGCAGTGTCTTGAAGCACCACCAATGCCCCGCTTGGTACAGAAACAGCTCCCATGTGAGAGGTTACCTGTTTTACTTTGCTTTGATTCAAAAACAATGGGTTTCCTCCTGCATCTGGTTTTGTGAGCCAAAGGAATTTGTTCCAGGACCATTGATGAAAGATCTGATTAGTGGTGCTGGAAGTATCGAATGGACTTCCTTGTCCTTCTTCAGGAGCTGGAGTTTGACTGTGGGGAAACCAACTTGGATTTACCAAACAAAGGGAATCCGGTGAGCTGCTGGTTTCATAGCCAGTCTTCTCGACTTTTTCATCCGTTCCGGAAGTGCAATTGGTGAGTGCTGTTATACCAATAACAGTTAGTCCCCCAAATAAAAGGGTTAAAGTGTTCTTTTTCATGAATAGTGTTCTTTTAAGTTGGAACTAAGTTAGAATAATTTCCATAGTCCGATCCGCTATATGGTACTAAATAGAAAATAGCATTCATCAAATACCGAAAAACGGGTATGAACCGAATTGAAAACAAAAAAAGAGTATTCGCCTGCAGACAAATACTCTTTTGAATCCTCTTTATGAAACACGAACTGAAAAGTACTAACTGGATTTTAGTGCTTTAAGAAGAGGGTTTTTATTCAATCAGAATTGGAACGAAACAGTAACTGGAATGACCAATTCATCCATCTTTCGCGAAAACGATTCCTTTAAATAGAATTGTTTACTGAAGAATGGAGATAATCCCAGAGAAATTCGTTGATTCAATTGATAATTCAAAGAAAGTCCTGCTCCCGGTTGGAAATAACTAAAATTTTCTGAATTGGGTTGTTGAATATCAAGAACCTTGGTTTCTTTGAGTGTGAGAGATGAGTAGATATTGCAGGAAAATCTCAGATCAGCCGCGGCAGAAAATCTTCCAATTTTAAGAACTTCAAACTGGGTTCCCAAAGAAATGAAAGCGGATTGTATGTTGTAACGAACCAGCACATCTTTTGCTAGAAAGCAGAGGTTTGGTCCTTCATCTTGAATATTTGCCAGAGGTATTTTTTTACCATTTGCAATATAGGTGAAGTAATCGGCTTCAGTAATGGCCAAGTTATATGTGAATTGCGTTTGTTTTTGGTTGAAAGCCAATCCGGCATAAACCCGAAAACGATTTCCGATTTTGAAACGGGCTTGCAATCCAAGTTCAAATCCAGAAGAAGCAAAGGTGCGATTACTCAATTGTCCAGAAGAGAAATAATCTTTAAAAGTAGCAGTACTATATAATGATGGACCTCCGTAAATTCCAAGTGAGAAGAACGAATTGCGTTTTTCTTCTTTCAATTCGTTCGGATTCTCGGGAGAATCTCGTTTGATTAAAGCTAGGATTTCAGAATAGCTTAGACTTTTATTGATTATTGAATCGGATTTTAGGGTGGATTCAGTTTTTGCTTCCACCTCTTGGTTTTCAGGAGTTGAGTGAGTAGTTGTATTCTGATCGGTTATCGGAACATTCAAGTTATTCAGGTCTTTCTGATTTTGCTTTATGGAGGAAGGACGTGGATCTGTTTTTTTAGAAAGCAAATCTTTTGAACTAATGGATAATGTCATTTTGGATTTGGAATGTTTTTTAGAGAAGGATTTGGACGTTTTTTGATGGGTATTGGTATCGTGTTTCTTGCGTACGGGATTTGGACCAAAATCGGAGTGTTTAGTTGTTTCAGTTGCATGTTCGCGATATTGCGAACAGCCCTTTGTTTTAGCGGGATTTATAGTTGTAAATTTCATGTTACGAATCGGATATTTTGTGCTTAATACAGAAGTGTTTAAGGATTCTGAAGCCGAATTCTTTGAAAGAACGGTGTTTTGAGAATGCGCCTTTTGACCAGAGAAAGCAATGCCAAATAAACCACCCATTATCAGTATGCATAATCCGCTAAAAAACCACCAGAAGAAACCCCGTCTTTTCTTTTTTGGGAAAAGTTCTTCTTCAATTTTGTCCCATACGAAATCTGGAACAGGAGTTGTTCCTTCTGATAACTGATCTTTCAGAAGTTGGTCCAACCGTTTGTTTTCGTTCTTTTTCATTCGTGTTCCAGTTTGAGTTTCAATGCAGCTTTCGCCCTAGATAATTGAGAGCGGGAAGTACTTTCCGTGATATTCAGTAATTCACCGATCTCACGGTGAGAATAATCCTCCAGAATAGCGAGATTAATGATGGTTCGGTATCCATCTGGCAGTTCTTTTAATGCACGAAGCAATTTGGCTTCCGTTTCTTCTTTTTGAAGATACTCTTCCTCTTCTGACAGAATCTGCGCTTTATCTAGGTTGTAATCTTCTTGTTCAAATTGTTTTTTGTCAATTCGAAGTTTAGATAAACAAGTATTTACAGCAATTCTGCGAATCCAGCCTTCAAAGCTTCCTTGTCCAAGGAAGGAATCTATTTTTCGATAAGCTGTAACGAAAGTTTCCTGTAAAGCATCTTGTGCATCCGCATCATTTTTCAGGTAGCGGAGACACACGTAGTAGAGTTTAGGTGAAAGCATTTTATAAATAGCATTGAATGCTTCAGGATCACGAGAATCCTGAAACACATCAACGGCTATATGGATAGAACTGAATTTCAATAGGAATGAATGGTAAAAAGAGAAATCCGCCACGACGGATTTTCTCTGTTAAGTATTAAAAAGGTTAGTTATTCATGTGCTACACAAATGCTGCGTAATTCGGATTCAAACAAGTTTGCACCAACTGTTACGGTTTCAAATTCTGGTCCGCGGATGATAATAGAGTCGACTATTCCTGTAAAGCTTTCCCCTGGAACTTGAGACATCCAGACCTGCCCCGGTTGGAAATGGTGTTCCACGGTATACCCGTAAGGATTTAAGAAGTAATTCAAGGAATCCGGAATCGTAGAGATCATTGGTGTTCCGGGAAACTGTACATTCACCAATGCTGGAAAAGGGTTGGAATTGTTTGGAATACGACCATGTACAAAAGTGATTTTGTTGGAAACACAAGCAAGCATATTTGCACTGTTGAATGCTATTGAAACGCCACCTTGGTACCCGTAAAAACCGGTTGGAGTTTTGTTTAAAATGGGACTTGGACCCACTTGTTGACCGTTTATAAGAAAGGGAACCTGTTGTGCGTAAGGAGTTGAAATGATGAGGTTATCCGTTCCCAGTTCCAACATATCCCCAAAGCAGAATGAGCAAGGAGTATCTTCGACACAGTTATTATTGACAGGTGTTGTGGGGTTCTGCTTTTTACAAGCAATAGCTAACAAAAAAATGGCTGATGTAGCAGCAATTGGGATTAAAAGTTTTCTTTTCATAGTGTGTATTTTAATGTGTTCTTTTTAGTAGATAACAAAAACACGTTTTCGCTGCATGAGAAAAGAATTTTTTTTGGAAAAAGTATAAAGTTGTATCATTCATGTGTTACTATGACGAATGAAAGAGACAAGTAGGCGCATGAAGAAATAATCGATGGGCAAAAGATCTCAGTAATTTCTTTGAGAAAAAATTGAAGATTCGTTCTCTTTTAACAGATTTTCACTCGTTTTAATCTCATTTTAATACAAAATCGGGGCATTTTTGCTAATTTTAGGAATCGTCACAAATTGGTTTTTTAGTTAGAACCACAAAATAATTTTCATGGGGCACGTTCCGGAATTAATCTTTGATTTAGCATTAATATTAGGTGCTGCAGCTGTAATGACCATCATTTTCAAAATGTTAAAGCAACCCGTTGTTTTAGGGTACATTATTGCGGGAGTAATTGTCGGACCTTATTTCAATTTTTTTCCAACTGTTGTAGAATCGGACGGAATCAAGACATGGGCAGAGATTGGTGTTATTTTCTTACTCTTTGGTTTGGGACTCGAATTTAGTTTCAAGAAATTATTGAAAGTTGGGAATGTTGCCGTCATTACCTCACTTATGGGGGTTGGAATGACCTTCTTGATTGGATACAATGTAGGTGTCATAATGGGATGGAAACTCATGGACTCCTTATTTATGGGAGGAATTTTGAGTATTGCTTCTACGACGATAATCTTCCGTGCTTTCGATGAATTAGGTGTTAAAAGTCAAAAATTCGCAGGAATTGTATTGGGTGCTTTGATCATTGAGGATTTGGTAGCTGTTGTTTTGATGGTGATTTTATCCACCGTTTCGATTAGTCGCTCTTTTGAAGGAATCGAAATGATTTATTCGATTCTCAAACTTGTTTTCTTCCTAGTTCTCTGGTTCGTATCGGGAATTTTCTTCTTACCTACCATGTTTAAAAAACTCAAGAAGTACTTGAATGATGAAACTTTGCTTGTAGTTTCCTTGGCTCTTTGTTTTCTGATGGTTGTGCTTTCTTCTCAAGCAGGATTTTCACCGGCTTTAGGAGCATTCATCATGGGTTCCATTTTAGCAGAGACTCCGAAAGTGGAAAAAATAGAGCATTTGGTTCAATCTGTAAAAGACCTCTTTGGAGCAATTTTCTTCGTTTCGGTAGGAATGTTGTTAGACCCAAATATGTTGGTGGAGTACGCCCTTCCAATTGGAATTTCAACCTTCGTACTTTTGATGGGGAAACCGATTTTTGCAACTATTGGAGCCTTACTTGCAGGTC from Fluviicola taffensis DSM 16823 carries:
- a CDS encoding esterase/lipase family protein — its product is MKTLTLAFVHGYSVTNLDTYGEMPLRLMQDAPNYGFQLKIEHIFLGRYISFNDEVRLDDIARALEQAVQKQLVPNLGSDDRFVCITHSTGGPVVRTWWNDYYKDQKKTCPMSHLVMLAPANFGSALAQLGKSRLSRIKSWFDGVEPGQRVLNWLELGSNEAWKLNKDWILNGETHIGSNGIFPFSLIGQDIDRKLYDHLNSYTGELGSDGVVRVAAANQNSRYVKLTQEIPQLQGGKWQAKKLEVSEFHEAPKTPFRVVTNKSHSGKEMGIMRSVRKDVNIAESTETVDAIFRCIAVATIGDYQKLTGEFADETTVVQEKGLVEEDKRLLGNKIYVHDRYSMIHFRLSDSEGHPVTDFDLILTGENHDPNGLPAGFFSDRQCNGINKSTVTYFFNYDVLHGRKRMVANDFVLDELKGLNKLGLIIRPRPNEGFISYLPCEIIASKELFDKALQPNSTTMIDICLQRVVSSEVFQFEKVKNLNGEQDINFRKAEPGNGIVK
- a CDS encoding outer membrane beta-barrel protein gives rise to the protein MKKNENKRLDQLLKDQLSEGTTPVPDFVWDKIEEELFPKKKRRGFFWWFFSGLCILIMGGLFGIAFSGQKAHSQNTVLSKNSASESLNTSVLSTKYPIRNMKFTTINPAKTKGCSQYREHATETTKHSDFGPNPVRKKHDTNTHQKTSKSFSKKHSKSKMTLSISSKDLLSKKTDPRPSSIKQNQKDLNNLNVPITDQNTTTHSTPENQEVEAKTESTLKSDSIINKSLSYSEILALIKRDSPENPNELKEEKRNSFFSLGIYGGPSLYSTATFKDYFSSGQLSNRTFASSGFELGLQARFKIGNRFRVYAGLAFNQKQTQFTYNLAITEADYFTYIANGKKIPLANIQDEGPNLCFLAKDVLVRYNIQSAFISLGTQFEVLKIGRFSAAADLRFSCNIYSSLTLKETKVLDIQQPNSENFSYFQPGAGLSLNYQLNQRISLGLSPFFSKQFYLKESFSRKMDELVIPVTVSFQF
- a CDS encoding RNA polymerase sigma factor is translated as MADFSFYHSFLLKFSSIHIAVDVFQDSRDPEAFNAIYKMLSPKLYYVCLRYLKNDADAQDALQETFVTAYRKIDSFLGQGSFEGWIRRIAVNTCLSKLRIDKKQFEQEDYNLDKAQILSEEEEYLQKEETEAKLLRALKELPDGYRTIINLAILEDYSHREIGELLNITESTSRSQLSRAKAALKLKLEHE